Genomic window (Branchiostoma lanceolatum isolate klBraLanc5 chromosome 13, klBraLanc5.hap2, whole genome shotgun sequence):
TTATTAAACTAGTATTCATTCTCACATTATCatcttgtttgcttgttttttttccttccataGGTGCCACCACGACTCCAACCTGTGGTACTGGTAAGCTGTCCTGTGATGGAATGTGCTACCCTGCCAGCTGGAAGTGTGATGGTAACGTGGACTGCTCTGATGGACAGGATGAGGAGAACTGTCCGTATGCACCAACCACAACCAGTCCGTACGAAACATCCAGTCCTCAGGAGACCACAACTGGTTCATCTGTGACAACGTCCGCTCCAACTGTCAAAACTACCAAGGAAATGTTGCCATGTGAGTCAATTTGTTTGCCTATTGATACATTATTATGTGTACTTCACGCCTAAAATGAAAAGATCATATGTTGTTTTAATtgtcatggaagctcatctgtgttgttagtaatcataatacagtttACAGTTCTAAACTTCCTTCCAACACTaactaaggtattcacagatcaaattttcaaccacCACTATCAACGACCactgccttcttcaggatcaatatttttattgtatttctttGGTATCATTTGGAAGTTCAGGCCAAGCACCTCTTCAAATTTAAAAGGCAAAATGCTGTTCAACATTGCATGATGGCAGACTATTAGTTAAGTCTAAAACAGTATTTGTCTCACTtcagattgaaaaaaatgcattatgCGGTATATACTGAATATATTTGGAGCAGTGTGCTCAATATTTTACAAATCCTTTGTCTTGAAAAATATTGGTTGTTCACAAAGTCCAGTTGTTCATAATGCTTTTATGCCATGTCATCTAATGTGATTATGATGAttttattatgtacatgtatcaacaaatCAACGCCTTCATGCCATGTTATCAAATGCAATTATGatgattttttaatgtattaAAGAATCTGACTGTTTCCATAGTGTGCCCGTCTGCCTGTAACTGTATGCTAGCCTGTGATGGTGGATTTGGCACTTGTCTGGACATGTCAGCTTGCAGTACTGACTGCGCCTGCCAGAGGGCAGATGACATCAGGCTGAGCAATGGAAGATGTGCTAGGCAGCCAACTGAAGAAATGTGCACCACATTGACAACTGCGAAACCAGAGGTGTACACAACTGGGGAGCCTTCAGaagtctacaccacaggcaagcctccgggagtctacaccacaggcaagccATCTGAGGTGACCACAGGTGagccttcaggagtctacaccacaggcaagccATCTGAGGTGACCACAGGTGagccttcaggagtctacaccacaggcaagccttctGAGATGACCACGGGTGagccttcaggagtctacaccacTGGCAAGCCATCTGAGCTGACCACAGGTGAGCCTTCTggagtctacaccacaggcaagccCTCTGGGTTgaccacaggcaagccttcaGAAGTCTACACTACTGGAAAGCCATCTGAGATgaccacaggcaagccttctgagacgaccacaggcaagccttctgagatgaccacaggcaagccttcaggagtctacaccacaggcaagcctATCTCAACCACTACTGaaccttcagcaccagggacagagcctACAACTCCTTACCCTTGTGAGGGCAAGTGGACAGAATGGATGAACTCCTTCTATCCCGATGTCATCTCTGGTGGAGACTTCGAGACTTTGGACAACATGAGGAAGAAATATGACTTCTGTGGGCCTGAAATGATCACAAGTAAGTCTAGTAtctatttcttttaaaaactaCCTGGTTTTTAtgattaggctacaccaagtaatttttatggatgacgtccgcgcccgcattgattttggtctgttcccagaaaaaaaaaacaagaaattccgcttcctgtaactatgaccaaagagttacaacagtgccgcaaatcaatgggatatggaaagaaacaggacaagacaacaactgctgttcaacctcaactgatttattcaaattattgctgtttcataatgaataaaataattgttagttgttacactgtgttctctcattcaatttgtgtcctaacatgtgtcgtcgactattatatttcaaatctaggcatcttgtttttttctgcccttcttgtttgtttttttcgcgctctcgcattagatttagggtctccaaaggacgtcatccataaaaattacttggtgcagccttataagTAGAATATGAAGTAGTGAACCTGAATTTTGACTGCCAATATTTTACATAAAAatactacattgtactactaAAATACTACAAGTACGTAGCCTTTTGGGCCAATACTTGTTAATTTGAACCTTTCAAATATTGTGAGCCAAATATCTGTTCTATAGATTTTGCAGACTTTGGCATGGCATCAATGTATTCCattttgaaatataattttAAGAATATCTGAGCTGTAGAAAAGTGAATACAAAAGTTTAAAGCAATTGTAATCTATTTCTCATTTCCTGTAGATATTCAGTGCCATGTGGACAGTGGTTTGGAGATGGACTACACCAGGACTGGCCAGGATGTGACCTGTGACATCCACCAGGGTCTGGTTTGTGAGAACTCCAAGCAGCGTGGATTCCTGCCTTTCTGCTACGACTACAAGGTCAGGGTGTTCTGTGAGTGTGGTGGGGAGACTACAACGACTGAAGGGCTtaccacaggcaagccttctgagatgaccacaggcaagccttctgaggtgaccacaggcaagccttctgagatgaccacaggcaagccttcaggagtctacaccacGGGCAAGCCTTCAGAGGAATACACAACAGGCAAGCCTTCTGAAGTGACCACAGGCAATccttcaggagtctacaccacaggcaaaCCGTCTGAGGTGACCACAGGTGAGCCTTCAGaagtctacaccacaggcaagccttcaggagtctacaccacaggcaagccttctGAGATGACCACAGGTGAGCCTTCTGAGGTGACCACAGGCGAGCCTTCTGAGGTGACCACAGGTGagccttcaggagtctacaccacaggcaagccATCTGAGGAATACACCACTGGCAAGCCATCTGAGATGACCACAGGAAAGCCATCTGAGATgaccacaggcaagccttctGAGGTGACCACAGGCAAGCCATCTGAAATGACCACTGGCAAGCCTTCAGAAGTTTACACCACAGGAAAACCAGCAGTGACCACCACAAAGCCACCATGTCAGGTGTTTGACTGTGGTGATGGCCAGTGCCTGCCCATCCCTGCTATGCTCTGTGACGGGAAGGTCCAATGTGCCAATGGTCGGGATGAAGAAGATTGTGGAACGGGTAAGGGATAGACATTGCTCTTTTTGTTGCTGAAAATATGTCCTCTCTATTGTTTTGAGGTTTTTGTATTAAAGAAATTTGGTCTGCAAGGGGAATATTGTATGATTTTCATAGATGTAAAACCTTTTATAGGTATGAGTATGAAAAATGTCAAGGACAAAAAATTGGAAGACGTTGAAAAGATTAATCAGTATTTCTTTGAAATAGATTATTCATTTGTTGTTTTGCTTTATAGAACCTCCAAGCACACAtaccacaggcaagccttcaggagtctacaccacaggcaagccttctgagatgaccacaggtgagccttcaggaatctacaccacaggcaagccttctgagatgaccacaggcaagccttcaggagtctacaccacagCCAAGCCATCTGAGAAGACCACAGGTGAGCCTTCAGaagtctacaccacaggcaaaccttctgagatgaccacaggtgagccttcaggaatctacaccacaggcaaaccttctgagatgaccacaggcaagccttcaggagtctacaccacagCCAAGCCATCTGAGAAGACCACAGGTGAGCCTTCAGaagtctacaccacaggcaagccCTCTGAGGAAtacaccacaggcaagccttcaggaatctacaccacaggcaagccttctGAGAAGACCACAGGTGagccttcaggagtctacaccacaggcaagccttccGAGAAGACCACAGGTGagccttcaggagtctacaccacaggcaagccttctGAGAAGACCACAGGTGAGCCTTCAGaagtctacaccacaggcaagccttccGAGAAGACCACAGGTGagccttcaggagtctacaccacaggcaagccttctgagatgaccacaggtgagccttcagaagtctacaccacaggcaagccttcaggagtctacaccacaggtgagccttcaggagtctacaccacagACAAGCCTTCTGAGAAGACCACAGGTGagccttcaggagtctacaccacagACAAGCCTTCTGAGATGACCACAGGTGagccttcaggagtctacaccacaggcgagccttcaggagtctacacTACAGGCAAGCATTCTGAGATgaccacaggcaagccttcaGGTATCTACACTACAGGCAAGCCTTCTGAGATGACCACAGGTGagccttcaggagtctacaccacaggcaagcctGCTGAGACAACCACTAGGCCAACAAGACGTAAGTAAAACTGTCTACTAAAGATATCCTTGACTGCAGTCTATTGCAAAAATGCAAAAGTACATGTTTTCACAATAAGAGATTTGTACAAAAGATTGTAATACATTGTAGTATATGTACATGACCAATGGGTGTATTTCTTCACATAGGTTGTTCCTCCTCCTGTCTGTGCATTGCTGACTGTGCGGGTAACACCGACCACTGTCTGGGCCTGCCTGAATGCACACGATACTGCCTCTGTAACGAGAACACCTGGGACAGGACCAACTGGAGGTGCGTGCAGCGCCACCCAGAGGAgtactgcagtactgcagcacCACCTACAACAGAACAGCCACAACCTCAGACCACTGCAGCTCCAGAACTGACAACTACAATTGCAGTCACTCCGACAACTAGGCCAGGTAAGGTCATAATAGGGAACACTATTTTTCATACTTTATGTTACTCCTAGTTTTAGCTACTTCATTTAATTCATGTAAaaagataaaatatattttactGTAATATAATTTAGATTCCTTTGAGACCAAAAAGTCATGGCGCTTTGATAAAGAAGCATAGAAATCATATTCTCAGGATTTAAGGTAGTTTACAGTGGCTCAAAGAATTCACAAGCTTTCTGCACTGTTTTCGATACAGTTGAACAAAACTCAAtgcattctgaatcaaagttgaactccaattaccaacacaaaaattgaactcACCAAAATTTCTGACTGATCAGCTGCCATCATTGTCAAGGAATGCATTTTGTCTGCAAAATAAGTTTTACAAACTTAAGattgagttttgtttgtttccagtgTGTGGAGAATCCTGTACATACCAGATGGCATGTGCAGATTGGTCCAAGGACAGTTTTGAAGGAGATGTTCCTGCTGACTGTGGTGCCTGTGCCTGCCCTACCGGTACGTTCTGTCCTGAACATATATAATATTAGATACTCTAGATGTatgacatatacaatgtatatacccTGATGTACACATTACATTGCTGAAGCAACAACCAGAAGGTGCTAACAACTATGTCTAATGCttcagaatttttgtttgtcaaaggtacaaatatttttgtttgtgagGAAAGCAAATTGAGTTTTTCCTGATATGATATAAGTATTACAGTATGGTGTCTATTTGCTGAATTTTTGACTCACCCAGTTGTCTTTTGATatacatttattgtacattcataccCTATCGGGttaagtacaggcatacaaatacaaatatcgTAATAAAGTACAAATCATATAATTACACTGACAAGACAGGATCTAAAACTGCTCCTAATACATAGGTTTGGcctcttctcgtctctttgtgatgatAAGAATATAGGTTGAGATAGATTTGTTTATTAaagtatggtcaaaacgcatacGTCAAATGAGCTAATCTCAAATGATTTCTGTACACTTAAGAGAATTTTTAATATTTCTATCCTTTCCATTAATTTTCTCATGTCTACCTTTCTTCTTGCAGGCACAGTGAAGGATACCCTGTGGGGAACTTCTCTCTGTCTGAAGGAGCCCAGTGACAGGTGCTACTGTGAGTATAATGGTCGTCAGTACCAGCCGGGAGAGGTGTACTGGAAGGGCAGCTGTGAACAGTGCGCCTGCGACCCAGACACTCTGACAGAACTGTGTCACAGCAATGTCTGTCAGCTGACCCAGGAAGAATGCCAGAAGGTGAGTAAAaaaacagatactgtaaatgcagaaatgcttgtggtcgttttatgtttgcggttctttgccgctaacttaaaaccacagcaacattttttgcccccctacccccttgtctatttTGTCTCAGATGCAAACTAAAAGCCaccgctaacactccattttctcccttccgcgaaattaaaactgctgaaattaaatgcatttgcagtacatCCTTGTCACGTGTGACATGTCATCTGATGTAACAGAATCAGACTGAAGCCAAAACATGGCAGCAAGGCTGTTATTTTATGGAAGTGAAATAATCCTGGCTAAACTACACGAATGCATATACAGATCTCTGATTTTTTATCAAACTACATTTAGtggttcatttttttctttccaaaacCATCTTTTGGAAAATCCCACCTTCAAATCACTTACTGACAAGAACACCCTctctatgcccccctccccaccagtgAACAACCTGTTTTTTTTAGATAGCACTCTTACCAATATGAACTTTATACAGCTTTCCTTGCAACCAAACGAAAGCAGCAGATGAAAAGAAAATTCTAATCGAAACAAATCCAAACCCCTGCTATGTAGGAAGCTACACCCCTGAGTCATCGCCAAAAATGATGTTAGAGAATTATTCATTCTGCAGTCATTTTTTTAACTATATATGTTGTGGCTGatcatgattttatttttttctatacCAGCTTGGCAAGGTGCTGGACAACAGGCCTGGTGTGTGCTGCGAGTGCATAGAATTGCCAACAACTGTTGCACCTGcaacaacagctgcacctgAGACAACACTTGCACCTGAGACACCTGCTACAACACAGAAGCCAAGAAGTAAGACTCATCATTTTAGCTGTTTTATGATTTTTCTAATTGAAGCCAAAGAAACATGGTATCATTATAATGGTTTTCAATGGCAGTTGAAATGTTTttgattgtaacgttacaaatattGAGCACTAGCCATTCTTAGTTGTCATTTCTTATAACtcaactaatttttttttcattttacaatttttcagCTACTGTTTCTCCAACTTCTCCAGGtgagttacagtattttgcAAACATAGCACATGATCTGTAACCAATTTTATCACATAACTCTTTCTGAAgccaattcagcaccaaggacaggtgttatGTTTTCTCACAAAATACACACAAGCTACTGTAGATTTAAATTGCCTGTAGTTGCTGTTACAGAATCAAAATACAgcctttttgaaaattttgggtTTTAAAGCTTCCACTTAGTACAGTGCATAATCAATTTCTAAATGTTGACAATGTGGACACATCTGATGCAATATACTGAATTGTTTAAGTTTGCATATGGGTGTTATGTaatgtgaatattgcagagtgacAGCCTGTATGCCAGGATATAAGATGGAAAATATGttataggatacttggagaattggaagtcAGTGGTTTGGCTTTGGTGCAATGTAGGGAAGGATGACTCATGGGTACACCCACATAGTTAAGACAGGTCATTTACGGATATTCATAAAGACCCTGTTTCATATAGCGTTATAGTGTAGCTGGTGTGTTTAGGCTTCCGTCTCCTATACCAATCCCAGCTTGCCCCGAGACCTGTGTGAAACCAATCAGCTGTGAGGACCAGGAGTTCTACGACCCCATGACACCTCCTTTCGAGGTGTCCTGGGACGATTATGATGCATGCTGGGACTGTCCGTGCCCGGCAGGGACCGTGGTAGATGAGGACTTCTGGTTCACCATGATGTGTCTGAAGATCCCTGAGGTCTGTGAGACATGCAAGTACAACGGCAAGGAGTACAGGGTGAGTAGTATTATGATGATTGGTAAatcccctatctcactggacccgcggcacgttgtagacctcgctgcatcctaaactggatttatgttaccTCTGAcattataatgggaatatcatggaaaacgtGTTATgtgtaaaaagacaacaaaacacacagagcgttAAAAGATTATTTTTTTACAGATAAAATACGTTGAGCGCGATGTCAAAGTGCTCAGTCGCCAACATGCCGCATGTCCCGTGAAATAGGGGCTTTAGTTGTTATTAAGCTTTATGCATCAACTgagaattgatgtgttcaagAATTTATTTCTCTCTAGAACTGTCAAAGAGTGGAGCTTGTTACCACTAAGCACTGTAAGGGCATCCTTATTAGATTGCAagacagctagatgtgcaaaagttaggtgtaacaggtcattcagtgtaatataactagctgctgATGGGcggcatgcctgcaaagctgatgtACACACATTCAAATGTTACAATTCATTTACTCATTTGGGACAGTTTGAATGATCTTTCAACTCTAAATCTTTGCATGCTAAAGTTTTCTTGTGTATGCTGAtgaatgatacaaatgtatgtttttagtGATATCTATTTTCTTGAGCACTGGAGCTTAAATTTTCAGCCATATAAAAGCCTTCTTCAGATCAAATCACATGCAGTAGACGAGAAGTAGCTAATATCTGCATTTCTGCATTGTGCTTTATCCTTGCTTGAAGCTTGACCTGTGCGCTGGCTGTACCTACCTTGGTAAGGAGTACCAGGTAAGTTGCCTGCATCCTGCACTGCTGCCTGCACAGTTAATGCATGTGGAATGTTTCTCACAAAGATTTTCATTGAAAAGAAATGTATGCTTCTTTCCTTGCTGCCTTTTCATTTTCTATTGCACTGCATGGTTAGATACCCCTCTTTTGGACAAATAGATCAACAGATTAATTCCTGCCCTGTTGTTGAATGTTACTAAACGGGTTTCAGCGATATTAACATTCAAAAAATTTATGAGTGCcccactgtttgtttgtttgtttgtgcctttatttagtcTCGAAAATGCTCCATTTGACCATCTGGgtcgcttttcatagaggtcgagatgtaggcatgtcaaggggtcaaTATTACATATAACTAATTCTTGGTCAACCAAGGTGACTCAAAATTATATCAAttatgttcattgtacttgaaaGGTGTTTCACATTAAGATTAAACCAGGCCATATTGTACATGGTATTTACATGATTATGTGCTTTTGTTACAACAATATCTGAATACATCTAGCTTTTCAATACAATGACTGTATTGATTTATATTTCCAACCATGTGACCTTGTTGGTTGTGTGTGTTTCCCCAGGTTGGCGATGTGTGGCTGCGAGGCCAGTGTGAgcagtgtgagtgtgtgtatgagGACGGCTCTTACTACGAGAAGTGCGAGCACAAGTGTAACCTGACACCACAGGACTGTGAAGCCGTGAGTATGCCTGCTCTTGAACCTTTAACATTTGCACTTACACCATACAACACTAAACCAGTAATTGGTATTGGTAACCTTAGCtattagattttgtgtggttaAAGCTGGTGCCTTACACCAAAGGtctatacaggtacagatatagatacaaatacagaatctGATATAGATTTATACagacatagatacatgtacagatatagatgcagatacagatatttcAATATCTTATTCAAAGTGAAATTTAGAGAAAGAAATTTACATTGATTTCTTTAAAACTTTATCTACATTACATACAACTGTTGATTTCATCAAGGTTTGATTACATGATGTTCATAATCAGTGTTAACATGTACTTGACAGATTTGAAGTTAAGTATCGTTAAACACCTTTGTCCTactacatattcttctgttttcCTGCGAAAGATATGGATCCAAAGAATAAAATATCTT
Coding sequences:
- the LOC136447677 gene encoding mucin-5AC-like, whose amino-acid sequence is MVLNNGECIRAIDCPCYYPPHEKFYKFGATFSKDECTTCACTKGGIECDMDCNISPEDCMEGEVFENVPGKCCGCFPSTCTNGMEYQSICACHRTCTNLTATCEMDTCQPGCACPDDMVFNGLECVEPSQCTCEYEGKSYAPGEIWLPDECTMCKCMDDNRPSCGEYCPITQCEEGYEMVNAKPDDGVCCKCKPAGPVCEDPAEVYHEVGEVWARTACESCQCMEEGRVECDRLICPAVPCPEGYMVNQEPGKCCPTCVGLATTTSLVPVTSLPTVAPTTYIAITSGPYHTDAPQGTTAHTYTTGKPVVITEGAHKTAETPQPTTGEFRMPHTTGSLSETTSATGTTPETFSTHRPSEGTTAKATTAGPSATTTPTCGTGKLSCDGMCYPASWKCDGNVDCSDGQDEENCPYAPTTTSPYETSSPQETTTGSSVTTSAPTVKTTKEMLPLCPSACNCMLACDGGFGTCLDMSACSTDCACQRADDIRLSNGRCARQPTEEMCTTLTTAKPEVYTTGEPSEVYTTGKPPGVYTTGKPSEVTTGEPSGVYTTGKPSEVTTGEPSGVYTTGKPSEMTTGEPSGVYTTGKPSELTTGEPSGVYTTGKPSGLTTGKPSEVYTTGKPSEMTTGKPSETTTGKPSEMTTGKPSGVYTTGKPISTTTEPSAPGTEPTTPYPCEGKWTEWMNSFYPDVISGGDFETLDNMRKKYDFCGPEMITNIQCHVDSGLEMDYTRTGQDVTCDIHQGLVCENSKQRGFLPFCYDYKVRVFCECGGETTTTEGLTTGKPSEMTTGKPSEVTTGKPSEMTTGKPSGVYTTGKPSEEYTTGKPSEVTTGNPSGVYTTGKPSEVTTGEPSEVYTTGKPSGVYTTGKPSEMTTGEPSEVTTGEPSEVTTGEPSGVYTTGKPSEEYTTGKPSEMTTGKPSEMTTGKPSEVTTGKPSEMTTGKPSEVYTTGKPAVTTTKPPCQVFDCGDGQCLPIPAMLCDGKVQCANGRDEEDCGTEPPSTHTTGKPSGVYTTGKPSEMTTGEPSGIYTTGKPSEMTTGKPSGVYTTAKPSEKTTGEPSEVYTTGKPSEMTTGEPSGIYTTGKPSEMTTGKPSGVYTTAKPSEKTTGEPSEVYTTGKPSEEYTTGKPSGIYTTGKPSEKTTGEPSGVYTTGKPSEKTTGEPSGVYTTGKPSEKTTGEPSEVYTTGKPSEKTTGEPSGVYTTGKPSEMTTGEPSEVYTTGKPSGVYTTGEPSGVYTTDKPSEKTTGEPSGVYTTDKPSEMTTGEPSGVYTTGEPSGVYTTGKHSEMTTGKPSGIYTTGKPSEMTTGEPSGVYTTGKPAETTTRPTRRCSSSCLCIADCAGNTDHCLGLPECTRYCLCNENTWDRTNWRCVQRHPEEYCSTAAPPTTEQPQPQTTAAPELTTTIAVTPTTRPVCGESCTYQMACADWSKDSFEGDVPADCGACACPTGTVKDTLWGTSLCLKEPSDRCYCEYNGRQYQPGEVYWKGSCEQCACDPDTLTELCHSNVCQLTQEECQKLGKVLDNRPGVCCECIELPTTVAPATTAAPETTLAPETPATTQKPRTTVSPTSPACPETCVKPISCEDQEFYDPMTPPFEVSWDDYDACWDCPCPAGTVVDEDFWFTMMCLKIPEVCETCKYNGKEYRLDLCAGCTYLGKEYQVGDVWLRGQCEQCECVYEDGSYYEKCEHKCNLTPQDCEADGKVLIDREDICCQCSEPMVTTTDTMATTTTPLPPTTTTPLPITTTTTPVRITTNTPVCSEDCKVEVTCRDLMAWTADDQAGGNSPFEERWMCNDCLCPDNTFEDVYWGTSMCLKEIPSCPTPCQNGEDTYYEGDVFWRGNCDICTCKYKDQYYYEECNIFCHLTEEDCLQKGMILEDRLGVCCSCVAPPPTTQPPPTTTTTLLQTTSSTESLETTNGPSEPGKTTLSQTTSGIPHSETTKGPMQPGTTAKPSLTTGETVEAETTARPAEITTKPLLPETTSESTASTERPKWWTTGVLPEETTTAVSETTKPLSEMTTGKSSGVYTTGKPSEMTTGKPSGVYTTGNPSEMTTGKPSGVYTTGKPSEVTTGEPSGVYTTGKPSEMTTGKPSGVYTTGKPSETTTGKPSGVYTTGKLISTTTEPSAPGTEPTTPYPCEGKWTEWMNSFYPNVVSGGDFETLDNLRKKYDFCGPEMITNIQCRVDSGLEMDYTRTGQDVTCDIHQGLVCENTKQRGFLPFCYDYKIRVFCECVGETTSMPEAQTTTGPNVVEQTTKPMPSTTLKVCSEECSCEIGCSDELDACTRLAGCDDSCICADPAAIRVKGRCALDPPADKCAPATTPVSPVETTESLCKYGNEYTDERTCQLCSCVGGAYTCQSICEEVCAEDEDLVQMKGVCCYCQPKSMCKQDSLSAILSTL